ACGGCCCCCACCACAAAGAGGTACCCATGAACCGCAAGACCAAAGGCGCGCTCGCTATCGGCGCGGGAGTCATCATTCTGCTCGGCGGCGCCGGATCGCTGGCGCTGTGGGGCGACGAGGCGCCCGTCGGAGGCAGCGACGTCACCACAGGCGATCTCGACCTCACCTGCGGCGCCTCGGGGGCCTGGACGGACATCTCCACTGACATCCCGGGTAACCCGAGCGCTGTTCCGGCCGGCGCCCTGATGGTCCCCGGGGACGTCTGGGAGTACAAGAACGACTGCACCGTCGTCGCGAAGGGCAAGAACATGCATGCCCAACTCACCGTCGACAACTCGTCGGTCCCCGGCTCGACGATCACGGACCCGGCGTGCGGAGGCTCCTGCGTGACCTTCGCCAACACCGTGGCGATCGGTACCGGCGGCGCGGTGACCACTCCTCCACCGATCACGGTGAACGACGGCAACACACTCCACGTCAGCGTCAAGGTCACGTTCAACGCGGCGACGCCGAACCGAGTGGGTGTCAACACGGCTCTCAACGTGAGCGGGATGCTCATCAAACTCGACCAGGTCCGCCCCTGATGAACTGACGACCGCGAAAGGAAGTCCGTGACCAAGCGGAACATCCTGCTCGCCGCGCTGGGCATGCTCGTGGTGTCCCTGCTGTTCGGGTCGCTGTCGACGACGTTTGCACTGTGGTCCGACCAGCAGTCCAGCGACGCCACCGACGTCGCGACCGGAACCATCGAGTTGTCGCCGGGCGACGGGACCGGACCGGCATTCGCGTTTCCCGCGTTGAGCGGGACGAACGTGCCGGTCGGCGGCGTGTCACAGGCCAACCTGACCATCAAGAACACCGGCACGACGTCCCTCCGGTTCCGTCTGCGCACGGCAGGTCCCACGGTGAGCACGTCGGGGGCGACGGTCGGGGTCACTCTCGACGGTTCGGTGGGCGCGTGTCCGGGCGGGCCGGCCGCCTTCACATCGCAGACGGTGACGTCACCGACCGTGTTCACTGCGCCGTGGACCGGCATCGCGCGCGGGGGCCAGACCGTCTGGTGCATCCGTGCGACCCTGGCGGCGGCGACCGGCACGCTCCCCGCCACCTACACGATCTCGTTCGCCTTCGACGCGGAGCAGACTCGCCCATGACCGGCCCCGTCACCGCCACCGACAAGCCGCGTTCTCGGATGCATCATGTGTGGCAGGTCGTGTCCTGGCTGCTGCTCGCCGCCGCTTTCGCGACTCTGTGCGCGACGATCCTCGTGCCCAAGGTCGCCGGAGGTCGCCCGTACACCGTGCTCACCGGTTCGATGCGGCCCGACTACCCGCCGGGCACGCTGATCGTGGTGAAGCCGAAACCGGTCGATCTCGTCGAAGTCGGAGACGTGATCACCTACCAGGTGAGATCAGGCCAGTCCGACGTCATCACGCACCGCGTCGTCGAGATAACGCACGCCCCGAACGGCGAGCTGAGATTCATCACGCGAGGCGATGCGAACGGGCGCAACGACGATCCCGTACGGCCCGTGCAGGTTCGCGGCGT
This genomic window from Gordonia sp. PDNC005 contains:
- a CDS encoding alternate-type signal peptide domain-containing protein, yielding MNRKTKGALAIGAGVIILLGGAGSLALWGDEAPVGGSDVTTGDLDLTCGASGAWTDISTDIPGNPSAVPAGALMVPGDVWEYKNDCTVVAKGKNMHAQLTVDNSSVPGSTITDPACGGSCVTFANTVAIGTGGAVTTPPPITVNDGNTLHVSVKVTFNAATPNRVGVNTALNVSGMLIKLDQVRP
- a CDS encoding signal peptidase I produces the protein MTGPVTATDKPRSRMHHVWQVVSWLLLAAAFATLCATILVPKVAGGRPYTVLTGSMRPDYPPGTLIVVKPKPVDLVEVGDVITYQVRSGQSDVITHRVVEITHAPNGELRFITRGDANGRNDDPVRPVQVRGVLWYSIPYLGFANSWFTGHRRTITVFVLAGLLFAYGAWEFYRDWREGGDPDDDADDPPADETPTALIRAADTAGGRESS